GCTCTGTGTCTGCACCAAGGACGCCCAGTCCATGGTCGAAGCCATCTATAACAGGTTTGACAAGTGCTCCAGGTCCTTCAAGCTGATGGACTATGATGAAAGCTATTACAATTCTAGAGAGGGCGTCATCTCTGCCATCCAGGATATGGACCATGAAGTGCAGACTGATGCACCCAGCCAGGCTCATTTTCAACTGGAAGAGGGACTGGTTGAGGAGAGGGAGGCTTCTCCATGGGTTGCTCTGGATCAAGAGGTAGACTTTATGTCAAAAGATGTTACAGAGGACACGTACAGAAAAGAGGCAACCCTGGTTCAAGATTCTGTCGTCCAGAATATGGACAATGACGAGCAGACGGCTGCATCCAGCCAGGCTCACCTTCATATGAAAGAGGAACTTCTGGAGAAGAGGGAGACTTCTCTGGACCTCTCTCCTTTGGAGGAGCTGGAAGAGGGACTAGTGGATAAGAGGGAGGCTTCTCCACGAGTCGCTCTGGAGGAAGAGGTGGACACTTTCCCAAATGATGTGACTGAGGACACATACGGAAAAGAGGAAACCTTGGTTCAGGACACTGCCATTGAGGATATGGACCATGAAGTGCAGTTTGGTGCATCCAGCGAGCCTCGCATTAAACTGGAAGAGGGACTCATAGCAGAGAGGGAGGCGTCTCTATATTTCACTTCCTTGGAGGAGCTGGAAAACGGACTCGTGGAGCAGATTGTGGCTTCCACACGAGTCGCTCTGGATGAAGAGGTGGACACTTTGCCACATGATGTTAAAAACATGAACCATGTAGAGCAACTGGATGCATCCAGCCAGGCTCCCCTTCAGCTGGAAGAGGGACTCCTAGAGGAGAGGGAAACTTCTCCACAAGTCTCTCTGGATGGAGAGGTGGACTCTGTTTCAAATGATGTTACAGAGGAAACCCTGGTTCAAGACTCTGCCATCCAGGATATGGACCGTGAATTGTATTTTGGTGCATCCAGGCAGGCTCATCTTCAACTAGATGAAGGACTTCTTGAGGAAAGAGAGGCTTGTTTTGAGATCACTTCCTCGGAGGAGCTGGACATGGGAATCACGGAAGTGAGTAAAGTGTCTGCACAAGTCTCTCTGGATGAAGAGGTTGACACTTTGCCAAAAGATGTGATTGACGACACgtacagaaaaaaggaaacccTGGTTCAGGTCTCTGTCCATTATATGGACCACAAAGTGCAGTTTCATGCATCCAGCCAGGCTGACATTCAACTGGAAGAGGGACCTCTGGAGAGGAGGAAGGCTTCGCCACGAGTGTCTCTTGAGGAAATGGCCACCAGGGTAAGCCTAGCAAATAGGGACACTTCTTCAGTCAAACTGGAGAGCAATGGTGCAGTGTACATGGTTGATGAGCTGGAAATACTGCAGCAGGAGGAAGTGGAGACACATGACTTCCTGGTTCAGGACTGTGctgataagaagaagaagaagaagaagaaaaaaggattgCGTGCCTTTTTCTGTGGTTTACGGAAGATGATGACATGTGGCTTTTGTGTTCCC
This genomic stretch from Etheostoma spectabile isolate EspeVRDwgs_2016 chromosome 8, UIUC_Espe_1.0, whole genome shotgun sequence harbors:
- the LOC116694130 gene encoding uncharacterized protein LOC116694130 isoform X2, with protein sequence MAELAWTTARLFCLSQMEEELLEELDKERCLSQLFSRKVTLEGLQMLVSIVHPKAAKLLTNSAFPYLSRLGSVSETLLLCVCTKDAQSMVEAIYNRFDKCSRSFKLMDYDESYYNSREGVISAIQDMDHEVQTDAPSQAHFQLEEGLVEEREASPWVALDQEVDFMSKDVTEDTYRKEATLVQDSVVQNMDNDEQTAASSQAHLHMKEELLEKRETSLDLSPLEELEEGLVDKREASPRVALEEEVDTFPNDVTEDTYGKEETLVQDTAIEDMDHEVQFGASSEPRIKLEEGLIAEREASLYFTSLEELENGLVEQIVASTRVALDEEVDTLPHDVKNMNHVEQLDASSQAPLQLEEGLLEERETSPQVSLDGEVDSVSNDVTEETLVQDSAIQDMDRELYFGASRQAHLQLDEGLLEEREACFEITSSEELDMGITEVSKVSAQVSLDEEVDTLPKDVIDDTYRKKETLVQVSVHYMDHKVQFHASSQADIQLEEGPLERRKASPRVSLEEMATRVSLANRDTSSVKLESNGAVYMVDELEILQQEEVETHDFLVQDCADKKKKKKKKKGLRAFFCGLRKMMTCGFCVPIKQ
- the LOC116694130 gene encoding uncharacterized protein LOC116694130 isoform X1, whose amino-acid sequence is MDTRFIFEQVQRMRPSSFSEEEQHCYKAEKMMLRQFLLMKQQEQLPDYLSVRDMKTWLLTGRSFLEEFQEIIERTGIDHLFMAELAWTTARLFCLSQMEEELLEELDKERCLSQLFSRKVTLEGLQMLVSIVHPKAAKLLTNSAFPYLSRLGSVSETLLLCVCTKDAQSMVEAIYNRFDKCSRSFKLMDYDESYYNSREGVISAIQDMDHEVQTDAPSQAHFQLEEGLVEEREASPWVALDQEVDFMSKDVTEDTYRKEATLVQDSVVQNMDNDEQTAASSQAHLHMKEELLEKRETSLDLSPLEELEEGLVDKREASPRVALEEEVDTFPNDVTEDTYGKEETLVQDTAIEDMDHEVQFGASSEPRIKLEEGLIAEREASLYFTSLEELENGLVEQIVASTRVALDEEVDTLPHDVKNMNHVEQLDASSQAPLQLEEGLLEERETSPQVSLDGEVDSVSNDVTEETLVQDSAIQDMDRELYFGASRQAHLQLDEGLLEEREACFEITSSEELDMGITEVSKVSAQVSLDEEVDTLPKDVIDDTYRKKETLVQVSVHYMDHKVQFHASSQADIQLEEGPLERRKASPRVSLEEMATRVSLANRDTSSVKLESNGAVYMVDELEILQQEEVETHDFLVQDCADKKKKKKKKKGLRAFFCGLRKMMTCGFCVPIKQ